From one Montipora capricornis isolate CH-2021 chromosome 10, ASM3666992v2, whole genome shotgun sequence genomic stretch:
- the LOC138020956 gene encoding adenosine receptor A1-like, producing LSLFRAILTPFSEFWISKNMKGNCTTPDWEDQQIAFTSIAFAVIIASACGNSLLLRAFCKFSNLRTASNMIVMSLCVADSLIPICFILQIISTEIKHRSNNGQIHSRNFCKASALFSLFLTTVIILHLALISVDRFIAVRFSLRYHAILTNRRTLIASIAMWLWAALVTLVFPQAIWLRNNDNQALRKLVPAFYPCLKLCIRLGGKERKPTPLPSETTEAYKIFFLLTILGIPLVTILCSYIYIFRVSHNHRKQIRTRDNNPRISTITQELKGARILVIMVALCLLSFLPLFLFSSLLIADWLPDDPQKKGDNFSYRKLMKQIKTYAYIFALGLNAICNPLVYGLGNQQLRSAIRRLLKRTSVISPA from the exons tttagagccattctgacgccgtttagtgaa TTCTGGATAAGCAA AAACATGAAAGGGAATTGCACCACACCAGATTGGGAAGACCAACAGATCGCATTCACAAGCATCGCATTCGCCGTCATTATCGCAAGTGCCTGTGGGAACTCCCTGCTTCTCAgagctttttgcaaattttccaaCCTGCGAACTGCTTCTAACATGATTGTGATGAGCTTGTGCGTTGCTGATAGTTTGATACCTATCTGCTTTATTCTCCAAATTATCTCCACAGAGATAAAACATAGATCCAACAACGGCCAGATTCATTCTCGCAACTTTTGCAAAGCAAGCGCGTTGTTCAGCTTATTTTTGACCACGGTCATCATTCTTCATCTGGCGTTGATCAGCGTGGATCGTTTCATCGCCGTCAGGTTCTCTTTGCGTTACCACGCTATACTGACCAATCGCCGAACGCTGATCGCTTCCATTGCAATGTGGTTGTGGGCTGCCCTTGTAACTTTGGTCTTTCCGCAAGCTATTTGGTTAAGAAACAACGACAACCAAGCCCTTCGAAAGCTTGTTCCCGCTTTTTATCCATGCCTAAAACTCTGCATTAGGTTAGGGGGAAAAGAGCGAAAACCCACCCCGTTGCCGTCGGAGACGACGGAAGCGtataagattttctttttgcttacAATTTTGGGTATCCCGTTGGTGACCATTTTATGCTCGTACATCTACATCTTTAGAGTGTCCCATAACCATCGAAAACAGATCCGAACACGGGACAACAACCCAAGAATATCCACTATAACACAAGAGCTGAAAGGGGCTCGCATCCTGGTCATTATGGTCGCACTTTGTCTTCTGAGTTTCCTCCCACTATTCTTATTTAGCAGCCTCCTTATTGCCGATTGGCTTCCAGATGATCCTCAGAAAAAGGGGGATAACTTTAGCTATCGCAAGCTCATGAAGCAAATTAAGACGTACGCATACATCTTCGCGTTGGGTTTGAACGCCATTTGCAATCCTCTTGTCTACGGCTTGGGAAACCAGCAGCTCAGAAGCGCTATTCGAAGACTTCTTAAACGCACTTCAGTAATCAGCCCTGCATGA